One region of Rhodocaloribacter litoris genomic DNA includes:
- the thiE gene encoding thiamine phosphate synthase, which yields MQGPGFSYYLITDRKRTRGRPLVEVVDRACRSGIRAVQLREKDLPGRALYALAKDLRAVTAAHGALFFVNDRLDVALAAGADGVHCPEAGLRPSDVCALAPALRVCVSVHSVEAARRAREDGATFLLFGPVYATPSKRKYGAPQGLDRLRAVVAAVDIPVLAVGGVTPARARACLDAGAAGIAGISSVLGAASVEDQVRAWRAVLGTL from the coding sequence ATGCAGGGGCCGGGTTTTTCGTATTATCTGATCACCGACCGCAAGCGCACACGGGGGCGGCCGCTCGTCGAGGTGGTGGACCGGGCCTGCCGGAGCGGGATCCGGGCAGTGCAGCTCCGGGAGAAAGACCTGCCGGGGCGTGCGCTCTACGCGCTGGCGAAGGACCTCCGGGCGGTGACGGCGGCGCACGGCGCCCTGTTTTTCGTCAACGATCGCCTCGATGTGGCGCTGGCCGCCGGCGCCGACGGGGTGCATTGCCCGGAAGCGGGCCTCCGGCCGTCCGATGTGTGTGCCCTGGCGCCCGCACTCCGGGTGTGCGTGAGCGTGCATTCCGTCGAGGCGGCGCGGCGGGCCCGGGAGGACGGCGCCACCTTCCTGCTGTTCGGGCCGGTCTATGCCACCCCCTCGAAGCGGAAATACGGCGCGCCCCAGGGGCTGGACCGGCTCCGGGCGGTCGTGGCCGCGGTGGACATTCCCGTCCTGGCCGTCGGTGGCGTCACGCCGGCACGGGCACGGGCCTGCCTGGACGCCGGGGCCGCAGGCATCGCCGGCATCTCGTCCGTGCTCGGAGCGGCGTCCGTCGAGGATCAGGTCCGGGCGTGGCGGGCGGTGCTGGGAACGCTGTGA